One window of the Lepisosteus oculatus isolate fLepOcu1 chromosome 24, fLepOcu1.hap2, whole genome shotgun sequence genome contains the following:
- the anapc2 gene encoding anaphase-promoting complex subunit 2 isoform X2, translating to MDVAPLAAAWDSVTSVLVSPGPEPPPEEPVSQALAVLCSWGLGGSLEAWLLEALQTRLQAAVAPEFWAGLDQPENGLSERERAALLLGAFRTLLSRLEPFLRGLGLLGAWQDEGRGGLSGPGAQGLRDRAFALIRAILLFSPGGVLQERVLEFYSRTFAAHMSREEGQDGEPEEAEGPLGDEGGRCPGCSIPPEECWCEEALEQLSELSHILSRLQLQERVSAESVTSILHQLIEQRMERRCRGEYESSFISDFQQWLERVLGWLGRVFASAGGPGSAALQRWRCHMHQFFCRLYVSMRIEELFSIIRDFPESKPAIEDLKFCLERTNQRQQLLTSLKSALETRLLHPGVHTSDIITLYISAIMALRELDPSMVILQVACEPIRRYLRTREDTVRQIVASLTDDAEGCSDLANELSRADPVTLETQDSEDEGSDPEEWTPDPIDALTDKTGSKRRSSDIISLLVSIYGSKDLFINEYRTVLADRLLHQLNYNTAREIRNVELLKLRFGESHMHYCEVMLKDVADSRRINSNIRDEEAKLPEQERPPLALSAMILSSEFWPPLKEEKLELPPIVTQAMEAYTHRYEKLKAMRTLSWKSHLGSVTLDVELGDRTLSNLSVSPVHAAIILHFQDKSSWTLEELSGALSLPSGVVRRKLALWQQQGVVREEGAGLFTVAEGGAARERPERGVVLIDSDEEGDSNTATQSEQREEKLQLFWAYIQAMLTNLETMTLERIHSMLRMFVTMGPVVTEMDVQELQAFLQRKVKDHQLICSGGVYRLPKSPH from the exons ATGGACGTGGCCCCGCTGGCCGCCGCCTGGGACAGCGTGACCTCCGTGCTG GTGTCCCCGGGGCCAGAACCCCCCCCTGAAGAGCCTGTGTCCCAGGCCCTGGCGGTGCTGTGCTCCTGGGGGCTCGGCGGCAGCCTGGAGGCCTGGCTCCTGGAGGCCCTGCAGACGCGGCTGCAGGCGGCCGTGGCCCCCGAGTTCTGGGCTGGGCTGGACCAGCCGGAGAACGGGCTGAGTGAGAGGGAGCGGGCCGCGCTGCTTCTGGGTGCCTTCCGGACTCTGCTGAGCCGCCTGGAGCCCTTCCTGAGGGGGCTGGGGTTGCTGGGGGCCTGGCAGGACGAGGGCCGGGGGGGCCTGAGCGGCCCCGGGGCGCAGGGCCTGAGGGACCGGGCCTTCGCGCTGATCCGGGCCATCCTGCTCTTCTCCCCCGGCGGGGTGCTGCAGGAGCGCGTGCTGGAGTTCTACAGCCGCACCTTCGCCGCTCACATGAGCCGCGAGGAAGGGCAGGACGGGGAGCCAGAGGAGGCCGAGGGCCCCCTGGGGGACGAGGGGGGGCGGTGTCCCGGCTGCAGTATCCCCCCGGAGGAGTGCTGGTGCGAGGAGGCCCTGGAGCAGCTGAGCGAGCTGAGCCACATCCT CTCCAGGCTGCAGCTCCAGGAGAGAGTCAGCGCCGAGTCGGTGACGTCCATCCTGCACCAGCTGATTGAGCAGCGCATGGAGCGCCGCTGCCGGGGCGAGTACGAGAGCTCCTTCATCAGCGACTTCCAGCAG TGGCTGGAGCGGGTGCTGGGCTGGCTGGGCCGGGTGTTTGCCAGCGCCGGGGGGCCGGGCAGTGCCGCCTTGCAGCGATGGCGCTGCCACATGCACCAGTTCTTCTGCCGGCTGTACGTCAGCATGAGGATCGAGGAGCTGTTCAGCATCATCCGAG ATTTCCCCGAGTCCAAACCAGCCATTGAGGACCTGAAGTTCTGCCTGGAACGGACCAATCAGAGGCAGCAGCTCCTGACGTCTCTCAAGTCCGCTCTGGAGACCCGTCTCCTTCACCCAG GTGTGCACACGTCTGACATCATCACGCTGTACATCTCCGCCATCATGGCTCTGCGTGAGCTCGACCCGTCCATGGTGATCCTGCAGGTCGCCTGCGAGCCCATCAGGAGATACctcag AACCCGGGAGGACACAGTGCGTCAGATTGTGGCCAGCCTAACAGACGACGCGGAGGGCTGCAGTGACCTGGCCAATGAGCTGTCGCGTGCTGACCCTGTTACCTTGGAGACGCAGGACAGCGAGGATGAGGGCAGCGACCCCGAGGAGTGGACCCCTGACCCCATTGATGCCCTAACAG ACAAAACAGGCTCCAAGCGCCGCTCCTCTGACATCATCAGCCTGCTGGTCAGTATCTACGGGAGCAAAGACCTCTTCATCAATGAGTACCGCACTGTGCTGGCCGACCGACTCTTGCACCAGCTCAACTACAACACTGCCAG GGAGATTCGCAATGTGGAGCTGCTGAAGCTGCGGTTCGGGGAGAGTCACATGCACTACTGTGAGGTCATGCTGAAG GATGTGGCTGACTCGCGGCGCATCAACTCCAACATCCGTGATGAAGAGGCAAAACTTCCGGAGCAagagcgccccccgctggccctGAGCGCCATGATCCTGTCCTCTGAGTTCTGGCCACCACTGAAGGAGGAGAAACTGGAGCTGCCCCCCATCGTTACTCAGGCCATGGAGGCCTACACACACCGATACGAGAAACTGAAG GCAATGAGGACTCTAAGCTGGAAGTCCCATCTGGGCTCCGTGACTCTGGACGTGGAGCTGGGCGACCGGACTCTGTCCAATCTGTCTGTGTCCCCGGTGCACGCAGCCATCATACTGCACTTCCAGGACAAGA GCTCCTGGACGCTCGAGGAGCTCAGTGGAGCCCTCAGCCTGCCGAGTGGGGTGGTGCGCAGGAAGCTGGCGCTGTGGCAGCAGCAGGGGGTCGTGCGGGAGGAGGGCGCGGGGCTGTTCACTGTGGCGGAGGGCGGCGCTGCGCGGGAGCGGCCGGAGAGGGGCGTGGTGCTGATCGACAGCGACGAGGAGGGCGACTCCAACACCGCCACGCAGTCTGAGCAGAGGGAGGAGAAACTGCAG CTGTTCTGGGCCTACATCCAGGCCATGCTCACCAACCTGGAGACGATGACCCTGGAGAGGATACACAGCATGCTGAGGATGTTCGTCACCATGGGTCCCGTCGTCACGGAGATGGACGTGCAAGAGCTACAGGCCTTCCTGCAAAGGAAAGTCAAAGACCATCAGCTGATCTGCTCAGGAGGCGTGTACAGACTTCCGAAATCACCACACTGA
- the hdhd3 gene encoding haloacid dehalogenase-like hydrolase domain-containing protein 3 gives MRVRWVTWDVKDTLLRVRRSVGEQYCSAARQHGLTLAPAAVESAFRQAYQQQESRYPNYGLGQGLSSRAWWGAVVQETFSRCGVAEGQTLPRLAEQLYAGFSGAANWEVFADSESALRRCRALGLRLAVVSNFDGRLEAVLRSCGLRGHFQFVVTSESAGAPKPDPRIFLRALELSGEREPAALAHVGDHPLNDYLAAQAVGMRSFLLERGGGAAEGGLPVPPVPPQHRLRSLDELPALLQQDQD, from the coding sequence ATGCGGGTGCGCTGGGTGACCTGGGACGTGAAGGACACTCTGCTGCGAGTGCGCCGCTCGGTGGGGGAGCAGTACTGCAGCGCGGCGCGGCAGCACGGCCTCACGCTGGCCCCTGCCGCGGTGGAGTCTGCCTTCCGCCAGGCCTACCAGCAGCAGGAGAGCCGCTACCCCAACTACGGGCTCGGCCAGGGGCTGTCCTCGCGGGCGTGGTGGGGCGCGGTGGTGCAGGAGACCTTCTCCCGCTGTGGGGTGGCGGAGGGGCAGACGCTGCCGCGCCTGGCAGAGCAGCTCTACGCCGGGTTCAGCGGCGCCGCCAACTGGGAGGTGTTTGCCGACTCCGAGAGCGCGCTGCGGCGCTGCCGGGCGCTCGGCCTGCGCCTGGCCGTGGTCTCCAACTTCGACGGGCGCCTGGAGGCCGTGCTGCGGAGCTGCGGGCTGCGCGGGCACTTCCAGTTTGTGGTGACCTCCGAGAGCGCGGGCGCCCCCAAGCCCGACCCACGCATCTTCCTGCGGGCGCTGGAGCTGAGCGGGGAGCGCGAGCCGGCCGCGCTGGCGCACGTCGGGGATCACCCCCTGAACGACTACCTGGCGGCCCAAGCCGTGGGCATGCGCAGCTTCCTGCTGGAGCGGGGGGGCGGGGCGGCGGAGGGGGGGCTGCCGGTGCCCCCGGTGCCCCCCCAGCACCGGCTGCGCTCCCTGGACGAGCTGCCCGCCCTCCTgcagcaggaccaggactga
- the anapc2 gene encoding anaphase-promoting complex subunit 2 isoform X1 encodes MGLSLTAREDLSRLGSLTLDQLVVVGLQRRSLLAHPAGSAGLLHALPGMGLGSTRLFETNLLCWHADEARSQCPLVSSATLSPAFPFPLCLPCGAVVRRCPPLPPVPPGGAMDVAPLAAAWDSVTSVLVSPGPEPPPEEPVSQALAVLCSWGLGGSLEAWLLEALQTRLQAAVAPEFWAGLDQPENGLSERERAALLLGAFRTLLSRLEPFLRGLGLLGAWQDEGRGGLSGPGAQGLRDRAFALIRAILLFSPGGVLQERVLEFYSRTFAAHMSREEGQDGEPEEAEGPLGDEGGRCPGCSIPPEECWCEEALEQLSELSHILSRLQLQERVSAESVTSILHQLIEQRMERRCRGEYESSFISDFQQWLERVLGWLGRVFASAGGPGSAALQRWRCHMHQFFCRLYVSMRIEELFSIIRDFPESKPAIEDLKFCLERTNQRQQLLTSLKSALETRLLHPGVHTSDIITLYISAIMALRELDPSMVILQVACEPIRRYLRTREDTVRQIVASLTDDAEGCSDLANELSRADPVTLETQDSEDEGSDPEEWTPDPIDALTDKTGSKRRSSDIISLLVSIYGSKDLFINEYRTVLADRLLHQLNYNTAREIRNVELLKLRFGESHMHYCEVMLKDVADSRRINSNIRDEEAKLPEQERPPLALSAMILSSEFWPPLKEEKLELPPIVTQAMEAYTHRYEKLKAMRTLSWKSHLGSVTLDVELGDRTLSNLSVSPVHAAIILHFQDKSSWTLEELSGALSLPSGVVRRKLALWQQQGVVREEGAGLFTVAEGGAARERPERGVVLIDSDEEGDSNTATQSEQREEKLQLFWAYIQAMLTNLETMTLERIHSMLRMFVTMGPVVTEMDVQELQAFLQRKVKDHQLICSGGVYRLPKSPH; translated from the exons ATGGGTCTCAGTCTGACGGCTCGAGAGGATCTCTCCCGCCTCGGGTCACTCACACTTGACCAGCTCGTTGTTGTAGGTCTGCAGCGCCGCTCCCTGCTGGCTCATCCTGCCGGCTCGGCGGGACTCCTGCACGCACTGCCCGGGATGGGCCTCGGCTCCACCCGCCTCTTCGAGACGAATCTCCTTTGCTGGCACGCAGATGAGGCTCGGTCGCAGTGCCCACTTGTCAGTTCAGCTACCCTCTCCCCTGCGTTCCCGTTTCCCCTCTGTCTTCCCTGCGGAGCTGTTGTGCGGCGCTGCCCTCCTCTTCCG CCCGTCCCGCCTGGGGGAGCTATGGACGTGGCCCCGCTGGCCGCCGCCTGGGACAGCGTGACCTCCGTGCTG GTGTCCCCGGGGCCAGAACCCCCCCCTGAAGAGCCTGTGTCCCAGGCCCTGGCGGTGCTGTGCTCCTGGGGGCTCGGCGGCAGCCTGGAGGCCTGGCTCCTGGAGGCCCTGCAGACGCGGCTGCAGGCGGCCGTGGCCCCCGAGTTCTGGGCTGGGCTGGACCAGCCGGAGAACGGGCTGAGTGAGAGGGAGCGGGCCGCGCTGCTTCTGGGTGCCTTCCGGACTCTGCTGAGCCGCCTGGAGCCCTTCCTGAGGGGGCTGGGGTTGCTGGGGGCCTGGCAGGACGAGGGCCGGGGGGGCCTGAGCGGCCCCGGGGCGCAGGGCCTGAGGGACCGGGCCTTCGCGCTGATCCGGGCCATCCTGCTCTTCTCCCCCGGCGGGGTGCTGCAGGAGCGCGTGCTGGAGTTCTACAGCCGCACCTTCGCCGCTCACATGAGCCGCGAGGAAGGGCAGGACGGGGAGCCAGAGGAGGCCGAGGGCCCCCTGGGGGACGAGGGGGGGCGGTGTCCCGGCTGCAGTATCCCCCCGGAGGAGTGCTGGTGCGAGGAGGCCCTGGAGCAGCTGAGCGAGCTGAGCCACATCCT CTCCAGGCTGCAGCTCCAGGAGAGAGTCAGCGCCGAGTCGGTGACGTCCATCCTGCACCAGCTGATTGAGCAGCGCATGGAGCGCCGCTGCCGGGGCGAGTACGAGAGCTCCTTCATCAGCGACTTCCAGCAG TGGCTGGAGCGGGTGCTGGGCTGGCTGGGCCGGGTGTTTGCCAGCGCCGGGGGGCCGGGCAGTGCCGCCTTGCAGCGATGGCGCTGCCACATGCACCAGTTCTTCTGCCGGCTGTACGTCAGCATGAGGATCGAGGAGCTGTTCAGCATCATCCGAG ATTTCCCCGAGTCCAAACCAGCCATTGAGGACCTGAAGTTCTGCCTGGAACGGACCAATCAGAGGCAGCAGCTCCTGACGTCTCTCAAGTCCGCTCTGGAGACCCGTCTCCTTCACCCAG GTGTGCACACGTCTGACATCATCACGCTGTACATCTCCGCCATCATGGCTCTGCGTGAGCTCGACCCGTCCATGGTGATCCTGCAGGTCGCCTGCGAGCCCATCAGGAGATACctcag AACCCGGGAGGACACAGTGCGTCAGATTGTGGCCAGCCTAACAGACGACGCGGAGGGCTGCAGTGACCTGGCCAATGAGCTGTCGCGTGCTGACCCTGTTACCTTGGAGACGCAGGACAGCGAGGATGAGGGCAGCGACCCCGAGGAGTGGACCCCTGACCCCATTGATGCCCTAACAG ACAAAACAGGCTCCAAGCGCCGCTCCTCTGACATCATCAGCCTGCTGGTCAGTATCTACGGGAGCAAAGACCTCTTCATCAATGAGTACCGCACTGTGCTGGCCGACCGACTCTTGCACCAGCTCAACTACAACACTGCCAG GGAGATTCGCAATGTGGAGCTGCTGAAGCTGCGGTTCGGGGAGAGTCACATGCACTACTGTGAGGTCATGCTGAAG GATGTGGCTGACTCGCGGCGCATCAACTCCAACATCCGTGATGAAGAGGCAAAACTTCCGGAGCAagagcgccccccgctggccctGAGCGCCATGATCCTGTCCTCTGAGTTCTGGCCACCACTGAAGGAGGAGAAACTGGAGCTGCCCCCCATCGTTACTCAGGCCATGGAGGCCTACACACACCGATACGAGAAACTGAAG GCAATGAGGACTCTAAGCTGGAAGTCCCATCTGGGCTCCGTGACTCTGGACGTGGAGCTGGGCGACCGGACTCTGTCCAATCTGTCTGTGTCCCCGGTGCACGCAGCCATCATACTGCACTTCCAGGACAAGA GCTCCTGGACGCTCGAGGAGCTCAGTGGAGCCCTCAGCCTGCCGAGTGGGGTGGTGCGCAGGAAGCTGGCGCTGTGGCAGCAGCAGGGGGTCGTGCGGGAGGAGGGCGCGGGGCTGTTCACTGTGGCGGAGGGCGGCGCTGCGCGGGAGCGGCCGGAGAGGGGCGTGGTGCTGATCGACAGCGACGAGGAGGGCGACTCCAACACCGCCACGCAGTCTGAGCAGAGGGAGGAGAAACTGCAG CTGTTCTGGGCCTACATCCAGGCCATGCTCACCAACCTGGAGACGATGACCCTGGAGAGGATACACAGCATGCTGAGGATGTTCGTCACCATGGGTCCCGTCGTCACGGAGATGGACGTGCAAGAGCTACAGGCCTTCCTGCAAAGGAAAGTCAAAGACCATCAGCTGATCTGCTCAGGAGGCGTGTACAGACTTCCGAAATCACCACACTGA